One segment of Stenotrophomonas sp. SAU14A_NAIMI4_8 DNA contains the following:
- a CDS encoding YkgJ family cysteine cluster protein, protein MQHPCMTCGACCTQYRVAFHWMESDEVTPGGVPHQLTETLDPHRLCMRGTHSKPVRCVALDAQIGVYSRCTIHPNRPSVCREVDASWEYGKASPQCDKARLAYGLALLTPADWEGSDGSPIAA, encoded by the coding sequence ATGCAACATCCCTGCATGACCTGCGGCGCCTGCTGCACCCAGTACCGCGTGGCCTTTCACTGGATGGAATCGGACGAGGTCACCCCCGGCGGGGTACCGCACCAGCTGACCGAAACGCTGGACCCGCACCGCCTGTGCATGCGCGGCACCCATTCCAAGCCGGTGCGCTGCGTGGCCCTGGATGCGCAGATCGGCGTGTATTCACGCTGCACCATCCACCCCAACCGGCCCAGCGTGTGCCGCGAGGTCGATGCCTCGTGGGAATACGGCAAGGCCAGCCCGCAGTGCGACAAGGCGCGCCTTGCCTATGGCCTGGCCCTGCTGACCCCGGCGGACTGGGAAGGCAGCGACGGCAGCCCGATCGCGGCCTGA
- a CDS encoding 3-oxoacyl-ACP synthase III, translating to MLFKNVSIAGLAHVDAPHTLTTKEINDRLQPTLDRLGIRTDVLGDIAGIHARRLWDTGVLASDAATMAGRKALEDAGITAGQVGLLVNTSVSRDYLEPSTASIVSGNLGVSDECMTFDVANACLAFINGMDIAARMLERGDIDYALVVDGETANLVYEKTLERMTAPDVTADDFRNELAALTTGSGAAAMVMARSELVPDAPRYKGGVTRSATEWNQLCLGNLDRMVTDTRLLLIEGIKLAQKTFAAAKIALGWAVEELDQFVIHQVSQPHTAAFIKNFGIDPKKVMTIFGEHGNIGPASVPIVLSKLKQLGKLKKGDRIALLGIGSGLNCSMAEVVW from the coding sequence ATGCTCTTCAAGAATGTCTCGATCGCCGGCCTCGCACACGTCGACGCGCCGCATACGTTGACGACCAAGGAAATCAACGACCGCCTGCAGCCGACCCTGGACCGCCTGGGTATCCGCACCGACGTGCTGGGCGATATCGCCGGCATCCACGCCCGCCGCCTGTGGGACACCGGCGTGCTGGCCTCGGACGCGGCCACCATGGCCGGCCGCAAGGCGCTGGAAGACGCCGGCATCACCGCCGGCCAAGTCGGCCTGCTGGTCAACACCTCGGTCAGCCGCGACTACCTGGAGCCGTCCACGGCCTCCATCGTGTCGGGCAACCTGGGCGTCAGCGACGAATGCATGACCTTCGATGTGGCCAATGCGTGTCTGGCCTTCATCAACGGCATGGATATCGCCGCGCGCATGCTCGAGCGCGGTGACATCGACTACGCCTTGGTGGTCGATGGCGAAACCGCCAACCTGGTCTACGAAAAGACCCTGGAGCGGATGACCGCCCCGGACGTCACAGCCGACGATTTCCGCAACGAACTGGCGGCCCTGACCACCGGTTCGGGTGCCGCGGCCATGGTCATGGCGCGCTCGGAACTGGTGCCCGACGCCCCGCGCTACAAGGGTGGCGTGACCCGCTCGGCCACCGAGTGGAACCAGCTGTGCCTGGGCAACCTGGACCGCATGGTGACCGACACCCGCCTGCTGCTGATCGAAGGCATCAAGCTGGCGCAGAAGACCTTCGCCGCCGCCAAGATCGCCCTGGGCTGGGCCGTGGAGGAACTGGACCAGTTCGTCATCCACCAGGTCAGCCAGCCGCACACCGCCGCGTTCATCAAGAACTTCGGCATCGACCCGAAGAAGGTGATGACCATCTTCGGCGAGCACGGCAACATCGGCCCGGCCTCGGTGCCGATCGTGCTGAGCAAGCTCAAGCAGCTGGGCAAGCTGAAGAAGGGCGATCGCATCGCGCTTCTGGGCATCGGCTCGGGCCTGAACTGCTCGATGGCCGAAGTGGTCTGGTAA
- the oleC gene encoding olefin beta-lactone synthetase — protein MNRPCNIAARLPELARERPDQIAIRCPGRRGAGNGMAAYDVTLDYRQLDARSDAMAAGLAGYGIGRGVRTVVMVRPSPEFFLLMFALFKLGAVPVLVDPGIDKRALKQCLDEAQPEAFIGIPLAHVARLALRWAPSATRLVTVGQRLGWGGTTLAALERAGAASGPMLAATDGEDMAAILFTSGSTGVPKGVVYRHRHFVGQIELLGNAFGMEAGGVDLPTFPPFALFDPALGLTSVIPDMDPTRPAQADPARLHDAIQRFGVTQLFGSPALMRVLARHGRPLPSVTRVTSAGAPVPPDVVATIRRLLPGDAQFWTPYGATECLPVAVVEGRELERTRAATEAGAGTCVGSVVAPNEVRIIAIDDAPLPDWSQVRVLGVGEVGEITVAGPTATDSYFNRPQATAAAKIAETLADGSSRIVHRMGDVGYFDAQGRLWFCGRKTHRVETARGPLYTEQVEPVFNTLPGVARTALVGVGAAGAQVPVLCVELQRGTRDGAALQEALRAHAATHLPAAGVQHFLVHPGFPVDIRHNAKIGREKLAVWASAALEKRA, from the coding sequence ATGAACCGACCCTGCAATATTGCCGCGCGGCTGCCGGAACTGGCCCGTGAACGCCCCGACCAGATCGCCATCCGCTGCCCCGGCCGCCGAGGCGCTGGCAACGGCATGGCCGCCTATGACGTGACCCTGGACTACCGCCAGCTGGACGCCCGCAGCGATGCCATGGCGGCCGGCCTGGCCGGCTACGGCATCGGCCGCGGCGTGCGCACGGTGGTGATGGTGCGGCCTTCGCCGGAGTTCTTCCTGCTGATGTTCGCCCTGTTCAAGCTGGGCGCGGTGCCGGTGCTGGTCGATCCGGGCATCGACAAGCGCGCGCTGAAGCAGTGCCTGGACGAAGCGCAGCCGGAGGCCTTCATCGGCATTCCCCTGGCCCACGTGGCCCGTCTGGCGCTGCGCTGGGCACCGTCGGCCACCCGTCTGGTGACCGTGGGCCAGCGCCTGGGCTGGGGCGGCACCACCCTGGCCGCGCTGGAGCGCGCCGGCGCCGCCAGCGGCCCGATGCTGGCCGCCACCGACGGCGAGGACATGGCCGCGATCCTGTTCACCAGCGGCTCCACCGGCGTGCCCAAGGGCGTGGTCTACCGCCATCGCCACTTCGTCGGCCAGATCGAACTGCTGGGCAACGCCTTCGGCATGGAAGCGGGCGGGGTGGACCTGCCGACCTTCCCGCCGTTCGCGCTGTTCGACCCGGCGCTGGGGCTGACCTCGGTCATTCCGGACATGGACCCGACCCGGCCGGCGCAGGCCGACCCGGCGCGGCTGCACGATGCCATCCAGCGTTTCGGCGTGACCCAGCTGTTTGGTTCGCCGGCATTGATGCGCGTGTTGGCCCGCCATGGTCGGCCGCTGCCGTCGGTCACCCGGGTCACCTCGGCCGGCGCCCCGGTGCCGCCGGACGTGGTGGCTACCATCCGCCGCCTGCTGCCGGGCGATGCGCAGTTCTGGACGCCCTATGGCGCCACCGAGTGCCTGCCGGTGGCCGTGGTGGAAGGCCGTGAACTGGAACGTACGCGTGCCGCCACCGAGGCCGGCGCCGGCACCTGCGTGGGCAGCGTGGTGGCGCCCAACGAAGTGCGCATCATCGCCATCGATGACGCCCCGCTGCCCGACTGGTCGCAGGTGCGCGTGCTGGGCGTGGGCGAAGTGGGCGAGATCACCGTGGCCGGGCCGACCGCCACCGACAGCTACTTCAACCGCCCGCAGGCCACCGCCGCGGCGAAGATTGCCGAAACCCTGGCCGATGGCAGCAGCCGCATCGTGCACCGCATGGGCGATGTCGGTTACTTCGATGCGCAGGGCCGCCTTTGGTTCTGTGGGCGCAAGACCCACCGCGTGGAAACCGCGCGCGGGCCGCTGTACACCGAACAGGTGGAACCGGTGTTCAACACGCTGCCCGGCGTGGCCCGCACCGCACTGGTGGGCGTGGGCGCGGCCGGTGCGCAGGTGCCGGTGTTGTGCGTGGAGCTGCAACGCGGCACCCGCGATGGCGCGGCCCTGCAGGAGGCGCTGCGCGCCCATGCGGCCACGCACCTGCCCGCTGCCGGTGTGCAGCACTTCCTGGTCCATCCGGGCTTCCCGGTGGACATTCGACACAACGCCAAGATCGGCCGCGAAAAGCTGGCCGTCTGGGCCAGCGCTGCCTTGGAGAAGCGTGCATGA
- a CDS encoding alpha/beta fold hydrolase, producing MNLPGYPAHPQRFEVRPGLSMNYLDEGPRDGEVVVMVHGNPSWSYYWRTLVAGLSDRYRCIVPDHIGMGLSDKPDDSRYAYTLQSRVDDLDALLKHLGITGPVTLAVHDWGGMIGFGWALSHHDQVKRLVVLNTAAFPLPAAKKMPWQIALGRHWKIGEWIIRTFNAFSSGASWLGVERKMPADVRRAYVAPYNSYANRISTIRFMQDIPLSPADKGWSLLERAGQALPSFADRPAFIGWGLRDIVFDHHFLKGFQAALPAAQVHAFEDANHYVLEDKHEVLVPEIRAFLDANPI from the coding sequence ATGAATCTTCCCGGTTACCCCGCCCACCCGCAGCGTTTCGAGGTTCGCCCCGGTCTGTCGATGAACTATCTCGACGAGGGCCCGCGCGATGGCGAGGTGGTGGTGATGGTGCACGGCAACCCGTCGTGGAGCTATTACTGGCGCACGCTGGTGGCCGGCCTGTCGGACAGGTACCGCTGCATCGTGCCCGACCATATCGGCATGGGCCTGTCGGACAAGCCCGATGACAGCCGCTACGCGTACACCCTGCAGTCGCGCGTGGACGACCTGGATGCGCTGCTGAAGCACCTGGGCATCACCGGCCCGGTGACTCTGGCCGTGCACGACTGGGGCGGCATGATCGGCTTCGGCTGGGCGCTGTCGCACCACGATCAGGTGAAGCGCCTGGTGGTGCTCAACACCGCGGCCTTCCCGCTGCCGGCGGCGAAGAAGATGCCGTGGCAGATTGCGCTGGGCCGGCACTGGAAGATCGGTGAGTGGATCATCCGCACCTTCAATGCGTTCTCGTCCGGTGCCTCGTGGCTGGGCGTGGAGCGGAAGATGCCGGCCGATGTGCGCCGCGCCTACGTGGCGCCGTACAACAGCTACGCCAACCGCATCAGCACCATCCGTTTCATGCAGGACATTCCGCTGTCGCCGGCCGACAAGGGCTGGTCGTTGCTGGAACGCGCCGGCCAGGCGCTGCCGTCCTTCGCCGACCGCCCGGCCTTCATCGGCTGGGGCCTGCGCGACATCGTGTTCGACCACCACTTCCTGAAGGGCTTCCAGGCCGCGCTGCCGGCCGCCCAGGTGCATGCCTTCGAAGATGCCAACCACTACGTGCTGGAAGACAAGCACGAAGTGCTGGTGCCGGAGATCCGCGCCTTCCTGGACGCCAACCCGATCTGA
- a CDS encoding Fic family protein, with the protein MLKACIEAHKALASLRQATGHLPNPAVLINTIPLLEAQASSEIENIVTSTDELFRFADQQHGADPATREALRYRSALQEGFQSLAERPLCTDTAERVCSRIKDAQMQVRRVPGTALVNQQTAEVIYTPPAGEALLREKLANWERFIHDERDIDPLIRMAVAHYQFEAIHPFTDGNGRTGRVLNLLMLVEQNLLDLPVLYLSRYIIERKAAYYRLLLAVTRDGDWAAWIAYMLDAVADTARWTGAKIDAIRQLHEQACEWVRIQRPKIYSRELIDVLFSQPYCRIQNLVDAGIARRETAARYLRELVDVGMLQEQRMGKEKLFLHPAYLRLLSDNSHTPQRYVLPPAREQ; encoded by the coding sequence TTGCTGAAGGCCTGCATCGAAGCACACAAGGCGCTGGCTTCGCTGCGCCAGGCCACCGGACACCTGCCCAACCCGGCAGTGCTGATCAATACCATTCCGCTGCTTGAAGCGCAGGCCAGTTCGGAAATCGAGAACATCGTCACCAGCACTGACGAACTGTTCCGCTTCGCCGACCAGCAGCACGGCGCCGACCCGGCCACCCGCGAAGCACTGCGCTACAGAAGTGCGTTGCAGGAAGGGTTCCAGTCACTGGCGGAACGACCGCTCTGCACCGACACCGCCGAACGTGTCTGCAGCCGCATCAAGGATGCGCAGATGCAGGTACGGCGCGTACCGGGCACGGCGCTGGTCAACCAGCAGACCGCCGAAGTGATCTATACGCCGCCTGCCGGCGAGGCCCTGCTGCGCGAAAAGCTGGCCAACTGGGAACGCTTCATCCACGACGAACGGGACATCGATCCGCTCATCCGCATGGCCGTGGCGCACTACCAGTTCGAGGCGATCCATCCGTTCACCGATGGCAACGGCCGAACCGGGCGCGTGCTGAACCTGCTGATGCTGGTGGAACAGAATCTGCTCGATCTGCCGGTGCTCTACCTGTCGCGCTACATCATCGAACGCAAGGCGGCCTATTACCGGCTGCTGCTGGCGGTTACCCGCGACGGGGATTGGGCGGCCTGGATCGCCTACATGCTGGATGCGGTGGCCGACACCGCTCGCTGGACCGGCGCGAAGATCGATGCCATCCGCCAGCTGCACGAGCAGGCCTGCGAGTGGGTGCGCATCCAGCGGCCCAAGATCTACAGCCGCGAGCTGATCGACGTACTGTTCAGCCAACCCTACTGCCGTATCCAGAACCTGGTGGATGCCGGCATTGCCCGCCGCGAGACGGCAGCGCGCTACCTGCGTGAGCTGGTGGACGTGGGCATGCTGCAGGAACAACGCATGGGCAAGGAAAAGCTGTTCCTGCACCCTGCCTACCTGCGCCTGCTGTCCGACAATTCGCATACCCCGCAACGCTACGTACTGCCGCCTGCGCGCGAGCAGTGA